One part of the Solanum dulcamara chromosome 3, daSolDulc1.2, whole genome shotgun sequence genome encodes these proteins:
- the LOC129882537 gene encoding glucan endo-1,3-beta-glucosidase 9: protein MALINDIDEHIFESFSSNIFKKAFSVNILLVHTLCSCATATATAAISGFSSMPSNNLPWILLFFLASVWPRVQSIGVNWGTDASHPLPPSKVVELLKANNISKVKLLDTNPDILESLSGSKIDVTVGIPNSMLRSLNSSLKTAESWVHDNLTRYYSDGASRIRIEYIAIGEEPFNQIYGEQFFPFVVGAAENIQTALTKAKLAGRVKLVVPCGSDAFQSECRPLLKGHFRADVNRTIAELLKFLRKHQSPFFVNISPFFSYHSNKNISLDFALFKETAHPHNDSCRTYKNSFDLSYDTLVSALSSAGFDKMDIVIGQIGWPTDGAANATSSNAQVFMKGLVDHLNSRAGTPLRPKEPPTETYIYSLFDEDHISIVSGKFERHWGVFTFDGQAKYQLDLGQGSRKLVNAQNIQYLSSKWCVVNNNGNLSNATAWSLEACSSADCSVLSPGGSCFDLSWPGNISYAFNSNYQQHDQKADSCDFGGLGLITTVDPSVGTCRFIVQLRTPNSALHQSFTTFSHWRITVATILVLLVGGGF from the exons ATGGCATTGATTAATGACATAGATGAACATATATTTGAATCCTTTTCCTCTAATATATTCAAGAAAGCATTTTCAGTGAACATTTTGCTTGTACACACCCTTTGTAGCTGTGCCACTGCCACTGCCACTGCCGCAATTTCTGGCTTCTCTTCAATGCCTTCGAACAACCTTCCATGGATTCTGCTTTTCTTCTTAGCGTCAGTTTGGCCTAGGGTTCAATCCATTGGGGTCAACTGGGGCACGGATGCGTCACACCCTTTGCCACCATCCAAAGTGGTGGAGCTCCTGAAAGCGAACAATATCAGCAAAGTAAAGCTACTTGACACAAACCCAGATATCCTCGAGTCTCTCTCTGGTTCGAAAATTGATGTGACAGTAGGCATTCCAAATTCCATGCTTCGTAGCttgaattcctcgttgaagactgCTGAGAGTTGGGTCCATGACAATCTCACACGCTACTATTCTGATGGAGCCTCCAGGATCCGAATCGA GTACATTGCCATTGGAGAAGAACCATTCAATCAAATTTATGGTGAGCAGTTCTTTCCTTTTGTTGTTGGAGCAGCTGAGAATATCCAAACTGCATTGACCAAAGCTAAGCTGGCTGGCAGGGTAAAATTAGTTGTTCCTTGTGGTTCTGATGCCTTCCAGTCAGAATGTCGCCCACTGTTAAAGGGACATTTCCGAGCAGATGTAAATAGAACAATAGCTGAACTCCTCAAATTTCTTAGAAAGCATCAATCtcctttctttgttaatatTTCACCTTTCTTCAGTTATCATAGTAACAAGAACATTTCCCTGGACTTTGCTCTCTTCAAAGAAACTGCACACCCTCATAATGACAGTTGCAGAACCTACAAGAACAGCTTTGACTTGAGTTATGATACCCTTGTTTCAGCTTTATCCTCTGCTGGCTTTGATAAGATGGATATAGTCATTGGCCAAATTGGTTGGCCAACAGATGGAGCTGCCAATGCTACCTCATCCAATGCTCAGGTTTTCATGAAAGGCCTTGTGGACCATCTTAATAGCAGAGCAGGAACACCATTAAGGCCTAAAGAACCACCAACAGAGACCTATATCTATAGCCTTTTTGATGAAGATCATATAAGTATAGTGTCTGGAAAATTTGAAAGACACTGGGGTGTGTTTACATTTGATGGCCAGGCCAAGTACCAACTTGATTTGGGGCAAGGCTCAAGAAAACTAGTAAATGCCCAAAATATCCAGTATCTTTCTTCCAAATGGTGTGTCGTGAATAACAATGGAAACTTGTCCAATGCAACTGCATGGTCTTTGGAGGCGTGTTCTTCTGCTGATTGCAGTGTACTGTCACCTGGAGGTTCTTGTTTTGACCTCAGTTGGCCTGGGAATATTTCTTATGCGTTTAATAGCAACTATCAACAACATGATCAAAAAGCGGATAGTTGTGACTTCGGTGGGTTGGGTTTGATTACCACAGTTGATCCATCAGTTGGTACTTGCAGATTTATTGTTCAACTACGCACGCCTAATTCAGCTCTCCATCAGAGTTTCACTACTTTTTCGCATTGGAGGATCACCGTAGCAACCATTTTGGTATTGCTGGTTGGTGGAGGATTCTGA